The following are encoded in a window of Thalassotalea insulae genomic DNA:
- the tssA gene encoding type VI secretion system protein TssA, producing MRLRTAEQQPDEYMQYHMGYSLEDLMSPIGEDGVGESVRHNGVYSTIKAARKFDDPTLPVGVWEKDLKTADWSQVKNAALEALANKSKDLQLGIWLFEASLHLEGFAGIAPAALLVQQLCEHYWDNMYPQMMDGDVEFRTNPLSWINTKLTPVIKTLPLTLAKLDGGEVSWNDWEAAQYTEKLLKQKQLKNIGDRLTVDDFKQRILATESEHFFNLVTQIEDALMAIDYLQNWLDQKCGDDSPGFGDMTGVLNEITQMMISELERRGISMAPASDNNAEGGDKGEGQHGAGGGGGDSGEGATGPLTTREDAFAALRRAADFLIKDDPHSMVPYLVYTACDWGKQSAPALYQEVFLSKQGQINVFEMMGIEK from the coding sequence ATGAGATTGAGAACCGCAGAACAACAACCTGACGAATATATGCAGTATCACATGGGGTACTCATTAGAAGACTTAATGTCACCTATTGGTGAGGATGGCGTCGGGGAATCCGTACGTCATAACGGTGTGTATTCTACCATTAAAGCAGCAAGAAAGTTTGATGATCCTACTTTGCCTGTAGGGGTATGGGAGAAAGATCTGAAAACTGCCGATTGGTCTCAAGTCAAAAATGCTGCCCTAGAAGCACTGGCTAACAAGAGCAAAGATTTACAACTGGGGATCTGGCTGTTTGAGGCCAGTTTGCACCTGGAAGGTTTTGCCGGTATTGCACCAGCCGCTTTACTGGTGCAACAACTGTGTGAACATTACTGGGATAACATGTATCCGCAAATGATGGATGGCGATGTTGAGTTTCGCACTAACCCCTTAAGCTGGATCAATACCAAACTAACACCGGTAATTAAAACGCTGCCGTTGACCTTAGCAAAACTTGATGGTGGAGAAGTCAGTTGGAACGACTGGGAAGCTGCACAATATACGGAAAAACTCCTTAAACAAAAACAACTGAAAAATATTGGTGACCGTTTAACCGTTGACGATTTTAAACAACGCATATTGGCTACCGAATCTGAGCATTTCTTCAATTTGGTTACTCAGATTGAAGACGCGTTAATGGCCATCGATTATTTACAAAACTGGCTGGACCAAAAGTGCGGTGATGATAGCCCTGGCTTTGGCGATATGACGGGAGTGCTGAACGAAATTACACAAATGATGATTTCAGAACTAGAACGGCGAGGAATATCAATGGCACCAGCGTCAGATAACAATGCTGAAGGAGGGGATAAAGGGGAAGGGCAACATGGCGCAGGTGGAGGTGGAGGTGATTCCGGCGAAGGTGCAACAGGACCATTGACTACCAGAGAAGATGCGTTTGCCGCACTGCGCCGGGCAGCGGATTTTCTTATTAAAGACGATCCCCATTCTATGGTGCCTTATCTGGTTTATACCGCCTGCGACTGGGGTAAGCAAAGCGCGCCGGCACTTTATCAAGAGGTATTTTTGTCCAAGCAGGGACAAATCAATGTTTTTGAGATGATGGGTATTGAAAAATAG